The following proteins are encoded in a genomic region of Rhodothermales bacterium:
- the ftsZ gene encoding cell division protein FtsZ encodes MDNLFSPRFKFDEASNDEAKICVVGVGGGGGNAINNMVDRGIKGVDFIAINTDAQALGANLATTKIQVGRSVTKGLGAGARPSAGAEAVQENYEQIEQALSDYDMVFVTAGMGGGTGTGGAPVVASITRSLGILSVAIVTRPFECEGGRRMKTATEGIERLREYIDTLIVIPNERLLDIAEEDTSLVEAFARADEVLYNATRGISDLITVQGLINLDFADVKTTMQNGGTALMGAATAEGENRAERAAIEAISSPLLDGLSIKGARNVLVNITAGRSLGIKEATDATSIIQREAGDDVEVIFGTVIDEASDDELRVTVIATGFDGPPRQEKSFKPSALHTDMSVHHYKGEENLKQLDTPAYVRRSKSPILLDPETADVKDTARKPSVRRVAPNELRDITESIMKDDHETPAFIRKMMD; translated from the coding sequence ATGGATAATCTGTTCAGCCCGCGTTTCAAGTTTGATGAGGCATCAAACGATGAAGCCAAGATCTGCGTGGTCGGGGTCGGTGGCGGCGGTGGTAACGCGATCAACAACATGGTCGATCGCGGCATTAAAGGTGTGGACTTCATTGCCATCAACACAGATGCGCAGGCGCTTGGCGCCAACCTGGCCACCACAAAGATCCAGGTGGGCCGTAGCGTGACGAAGGGTCTGGGTGCGGGGGCACGGCCCAGTGCAGGCGCAGAAGCCGTGCAGGAGAACTACGAGCAGATCGAGCAGGCGCTCAGCGACTACGACATGGTCTTCGTTACGGCCGGGATGGGTGGTGGCACCGGAACCGGAGGCGCGCCCGTTGTCGCGTCGATCACACGAAGTCTCGGAATTCTCAGCGTCGCTATCGTGACCCGTCCATTCGAATGCGAAGGCGGACGGCGCATGAAGACCGCAACGGAGGGGATCGAGCGCCTTCGTGAATACATCGATACGCTGATCGTGATTCCTAATGAACGGCTGCTGGACATCGCCGAAGAGGACACGAGTCTGGTCGAGGCTTTTGCTCGTGCCGACGAAGTGCTGTACAACGCAACACGCGGCATCAGCGATCTCATCACCGTGCAGGGACTTATCAATCTGGACTTCGCCGACGTCAAGACGACCATGCAAAATGGCGGTACGGCACTGATGGGCGCGGCTACCGCCGAAGGAGAGAATCGTGCGGAGCGCGCCGCCATAGAGGCTATCTCGAGTCCCCTGCTTGACGGCCTCTCGATCAAGGGCGCACGCAACGTCCTGGTGAATATCACAGCCGGCCGATCCCTTGGAATCAAGGAAGCCACAGACGCCACGAGCATCATTCAGCGCGAGGCGGGCGACGATGTTGAAGTCATCTTCGGCACGGTCATCGATGAGGCCTCCGACGATGAGCTTCGCGTGACAGTCATCGCTACAGGCTTCGACGGTCCTCCCCGGCAGGAAAAGTCCTTCAAACCATCGGCGCTCCACACCGACATGTCGGTGCACCACTACAAGGGAGAGGAGAACCTCAAGCAGCTGGACACCCCCGCGTATGTGCGACGCTCGAAGAGCCCGATCCTGCTGGATCCCGAAACTGCCGACGTGAAAGACACCGCACGCAAGCCCAGCGTGCGAAGAGTCGCGCCGAACGAACTCAGGGACATAACCGAGAGCATCATGAAAGATGATCACGAAACGCCCGCATTTATTCGCAAGATGATGGACTAA
- the ftsA gene encoding cell division protein FtsA: MNDNIVVGLDIGTTKVCAVVAAVDELDRINILGFGRAASDGLNRGVVVNIDRTVAAVQEAIREAERGAGVEVKSVVVGIAGDHVQSFQSRGVITISNRDNEITLRDQQRLIEDTMHVAMPADREILHVIPQDFIVDGQDGVADPVGMSGVRLEANVHIITGLVSAAKNIYRCVEKAGFSVADIVLEPLASSFAVLHQDEKEVGVALIDIGGGTTDIAVFEDNTIRHTAVIAVAGNNVTDDIRKGLGVMRDQAEDLKCNYGAAIAHAITEEESITIPGIGGRSEKTIGRGVLSQIIQPRMEEILEIAGIEIKRSGYGRHLSAGVVVTGGGSMVPGTADLAAEVLGVEARVGYPMGLAGGLVEEVSDPKYATSVGLVLFALRPELRGGAALSTAMVTHPGEDGIPGDKLVGRIALRMKAWFDEL, encoded by the coding sequence ATGAACGACAACATTGTTGTAGGACTCGACATTGGCACCACGAAGGTGTGCGCGGTAGTCGCTGCTGTGGATGAACTGGACCGTATCAACATCCTCGGCTTCGGCAGGGCCGCGTCGGATGGCCTCAATCGAGGTGTCGTCGTCAACATCGACCGCACCGTTGCCGCCGTGCAGGAAGCCATAAGAGAGGCCGAGCGTGGCGCGGGCGTCGAAGTGAAAAGCGTTGTCGTCGGAATTGCGGGGGATCATGTTCAAAGTTTTCAGAGTCGCGGAGTCATTACGATCTCCAATCGCGACAATGAGATCACTCTCCGCGACCAGCAGCGTCTAATCGAGGATACGATGCACGTTGCGATGCCGGCTGATCGGGAGATACTTCATGTGATCCCGCAGGACTTTATCGTTGACGGACAGGATGGAGTGGCCGATCCGGTGGGGATGAGCGGCGTGAGGCTCGAGGCGAACGTGCACATTATCACGGGACTCGTGTCGGCCGCGAAGAACATATACCGGTGCGTAGAAAAGGCCGGCTTCAGCGTTGCCGACATCGTTCTCGAACCGCTGGCGTCGTCGTTCGCCGTACTGCATCAGGATGAGAAAGAGGTCGGTGTGGCACTGATCGACATCGGCGGCGGCACCACAGACATTGCCGTGTTTGAGGACAACACCATCCGTCACACCGCAGTCATTGCTGTCGCGGGCAACAACGTCACGGATGATATCCGCAAGGGACTTGGTGTGATGCGCGATCAGGCCGAGGATCTCAAGTGCAACTACGGAGCTGCGATCGCACACGCCATCACAGAGGAGGAGTCGATTACCATCCCGGGAATTGGAGGCCGGTCGGAGAAGACCATCGGCCGCGGAGTGCTATCGCAGATCATACAGCCGAGGATGGAGGAGATTCTGGAGATTGCCGGAATAGAGATCAAGCGCAGCGGCTACGGTAGACATCTTTCGGCTGGCGTCGTCGTCACCGGCGGTGGGTCGATGGTTCCTGGTACTGCGGATCTCGCAGCTGAGGTTCTCGGCGTTGAGGCGCGCGTCGGTTATCCGATGGGTCTCGCCGGCGGCCTTGTCGAAGAAGTCAGCGATCCGAAATACGCGACATCGGTCGGGCTGGTGCTCTTCGCACTTCGCCCCGAACTGCGTGGCGGTGCCGCATTGTCTACCGCGATGGTGACACACCCGGGCGAAGATGGAATCCCGGGTGACAAATTGGTTGGCCGTATCGCATTGCGAATGAAAGCCTGGTTCGACGAACTATAG